Proteins encoded together in one Drosophila willistoni isolate 14030-0811.24 chromosome XR unlocalized genomic scaffold, UCI_dwil_1.1 Seg105, whole genome shotgun sequence window:
- the LOC6646153 gene encoding heat shock 70 kDa protein 14, whose product MWPRFGIKIGNSTLCIAHIRADGKVEVIANKQGDRVSQACLLWDGANEIECGLTAKQKMATRPRQAVAHSFQLLQPKEQLTEEQLTNAIREIPCEFDQEEFVFRMEHTQPSEREDQDDKVVTKEMGAYEVTIELLKAELELAHQYHTDSEHAPIAVISIPSYYTSETIRLLSDAAKTAGFHVAQIIAEPTAAVLGYKIGEEPLNGTQRQHVLAIKCGGLYSHFSLYAVQHGYYVELATFGPYPIGGRQFTEALVQFICEEFKRKYKLDPHESRRSLAKIRTAAANCKHILTTLPSTQLYIDSLMDGVDYNVQMSRARFESLIQPVINQFIQQLGECVDRAQQEHPEDLKRIDDIVLLGATMQIPKLQAAVAARFPDAKLHNSHSADEVVAIGCARQAVCLLDPVEQQLQKADDCVLVEDDLYIWHGNDKSNAKLVLGKGSVLPAKIRLSLPQSGEGDANNSMAPFMLRTGESEILARLPDTTPTEDGLFKLEVEVDWNDKDGHIAPLVRLRCM is encoded by the coding sequence ATGTGGCCACGTTTTGGCATCAAGATTGGCAACAGCACCCTCTGCATTGCACACATAAGGGCCGACGGTAAAGTTGAGGTCATAGCCAACAAACAGGGAGATCGCGTCTCGCAGGCGTGCCTTTTATGGGATGGAGCAAATGAAATAGAATGTGGACTGACGGCCAAACAGAAAATGGCCACCCGGCCCAGACAGGCGGTGGCTCATAGTTTCCAATTGCTACAGCCCAAAGAGCAATTGACCGAGGAACAGCTAACGAATGCCATTAGGGAAATCCCATGTGAATTCGATCAGGAGGAGTTTGTGTTTCGCATGGAGCATACACAGCCATCCGAACGCGAGGATCAGGATGATAAAGTGGTGACCAAAGAGATGGGCGCATATGAAGTGACCATAGAACTGCTTAAAGCCGAACTTGAGTTAGCCCATCAATATCATACCGATAGCGAGCATGCTCCCATTGCAGTAATTTCCATACCCAGCTACTATACATCGGAAACAATCAGGCTGCTGTCGGATGCTGCCAAAACAGCTGGTTTTCATGTGGCTCAAATTATCGCCGAGCCCACAGCAGCCGTCTTGGGCTATAAAATCGGTGAGGAGCCCCTCAACGGCACTCAGCGTCAGCATGTTCTCGCCATCAAGTGTGGCGGTCTCTACAGTCATTTCTCTTTGTATGCCGTTCAGCACGGTTATTACGTAGAGTTGGCCACTTTCGGGCCCTACCCCATTGGTGGTCGCCAGTTTACCGAGGCCTTGGTCCAATTCATCTGTGAGGAATTCAAACGGAAATACAAGTTGGATCCCCATGAGTCACGCCGCTCGTTGGCAAAAATCCGTACAGCAGCCGCCAATTGTAAGCACATTTTGACGACTCTGCCATCCACTCAACTGTATATTGATTCCCTCATGGATGGCGTCGATTACAATGTGCAAATGTCGCGTGCCCGCTTTGAGAGTTTAATTCAGCCGGTAATCAATCAGTTTATCCAACAGTTGGGTGAATGTGTGGACCGCGCCCAACAAGAGCATCCCGAGGATTTGAAACGCATTGATGACATCGTTCTGCTAGGTGCCACCATGCAGATCCCCAAACTTCAGGCGGCCGTGGCTGCTCGCTTCCCTGATGCCAAACTCCACAATAGCCATTCGGCCGACGAAGTGGTGGCCATCGGTTGTGCCCGTCAAGCTGTATGCCTTCTGGATCCCGTCGAGCAGCAGCTGCAAAAGGCCGATGATTGTGTTCTCGTCGAGGATGATCTGTACATTTGGCATGGCAATGATAAGTCCAATGCCAAATTGGTTCTCGGCAAGGGTAGTGTTTTACCAGCCAAAATTAGGCTGTCGTTGCCCCAATCCGGAGAGGGTGATGCCAATAACTCGATGGCACCATTCATGCTGCGTACTGGCGAGAGCGAGATCTTGGCCCGCCTGCCCGACACCACTCCCACTGAGGATGGTCTCTTTAAACTAGAAGTCGAGGTCGATTGGAATGACAAGGATGGCCATATAGCACCCCTGGTGCGACTGCGTTGTATGTAA